The genomic DNA CCACCCGGCTGAAGTTCCCGAACGTGAAGCTGTCGCGACCGGTCGGAGCCGGCACCTCGCAGCCGATCCTCGCGTGGATCTCGAACGCGCCCGGCATCACGCCGAGCACAGCCGTGATCGAGGCGAAGAACACGTTCGGCGACAAGATCGCCGCGTGGAAGCTGTCGGAGGTCGTCCCCGTGCGATGGAGCGGCCCCTCGCTCACCCCCGACCAGCCGAAGGTGCTCACCGAGACCCTCGAACTCGCCCACCACGGCATCAGCGGCGAATAGGGGAGGAGCGAGCCATGCCCGTCACCAAGACCGACACCTCGAGCGCGAGCCTCACCCACGCGTCGCTCGAACTGCTCGAACCCGGCAAGACGCCCGGTGTGCCCGGGCCGAAGATCGGCGAGATCAAGTTCCAGATGAACCCGAAAGAGCTCACGATGTCGAAGTCGGCGAGCTGGAAGGTCGAGAAGCAGAAGAAGGCGTCCTCGGCGCCGCCCGCCACCTACCAGGGGCCCGACCCGCAGAAG from Agromyces larvae includes the following:
- a CDS encoding phage tail protein, translated to MIEDTKIAVGVRYVVKIDGEQLGEFSSCDGLGVEVVMETREEGGNNSFVWQLPTRLKFPNVKLSRPVGAGTSQPILAWISNAPGITPSTAVIEAKNTFGDKIAAWKLSEVVPVRWSGPSLTPDQPKVLTETLELAHHGISGE